The Klebsiella aerogenes KCTC 2190 region CTTGCCGAAGTCGGCGCCGTTTTTGAGCTGCTCAAGCAGATCGAGAGCCAGTTTCTCTTCTTTTACCAGGATATGCAGTGCTGCCGCTGTTTTAGCCATGATTGCGCCTTGATTGAGTTGGGATAAATCAGGGCGCCATAGTAACACGCGCTAGCGGCGATACAGCACCTTGATGATATGGTAGCCAAATTTGGTTTGTACCGGGCCATAGGGTTTGAGCAGCGGACAGCTGAACACGGCTTTATCAAACGGAGCGACCATCGCGCCCTGCTGGAACTCCCCCAAATCGCCGCCATGGCGTCCGGACGGACATTTTGAGTAGCGCTTCGCCAGATGATCGAAGCTGACGCCCCGTTCCAGCTTGGCGAGGATGTCGTGTGCCAGTTTTTCTTCTTTGACCAGAATATGCAGGGCCGCTGCGCTTTTTGCCATTACCGGAGCCTCAGGATGAATTGCGTGGCTGACACTTTACCATCAGCCGGTAAATCTCGGCCTCGCTTTCTGCTACAATCCACACCCCGTTCGAAGATTGAGCAATATTCCCATGCGTTTAAACCCTGGCCAACAACAAGCCGTCGAATTCGTTACCGGACCGTGCCTGGTGCTGGCGGGCGCCGGTTCCGGTAAGACCCGCGTTATTACGAATAAAATCGCCCACCTGATCCGCGGCTGCGGTTATCAGGCGCGCCATATCGCGGCCGTCACCTTTACTAACAAGGCCGCCCGCGAAATGAAAGAGCGCGTCGGGCAAACGCTGGGGCGAAAAGAGGCGCGCGGGCTGATGATTTCCACCTTCCACACCCTGGGGCTGGATATCATCAAACGTGAATACGCCGCGCTGGGAATGAAATCCAACTTTTCCTTGTTCGATGATACCGACCAGGTCGCGCTGCTCAAAGAGCTCACCGAAGGGTTGATCGAAGATGACAAAGTGGTGTTGCAGCAGCTTATCTCGACGATCTCCAACTGGAAAAACGATCTGAAAACGCCGGCGCAGGCGGCGGCTGGCGCGAAAGGCGAACGGGACCGCATCTTCGCCCACTGCTATGGGCTCTATGATGCGCATATGAAGGCCTGCAACGTCCTCGATTTTGACGATCTTATTCTACTGCCGACGCTTCTGTTGCAGCGCAATGAAGAGGTGCGCGAACGTTGGCAGAACAAGATCCGTTACCTGCTGGTGGATGAGTATCAGGATACCAACACCAGCCAGTATGAGCTGGTGAAGCTGCTGGTGGGGCAGCGCGCGCGCTTTACCGTGGTGGGTGATGATGACCAGTCGATCTACTCGTGGCGCGGCGCGCGGCCGCAGAACCTGGTGCTGTTAAGCCAGGATTTTCCGGCGCTGCAGGTGATCAAACTTGAACAGAACTACCGTTCATCAGGGCGTATTCTGAAGGCTGCCAACATTTTGATCGCCAATAACCCGCACGTGTTTGAAAAGCGGCTGTTCTCAGAACTTGGCTACGGTACCGAGCTGAAAGTGCTCTCCGCCAATAACGAAGATCATGAAGCGGAGCGCGTCGCTGGCGAACTGATTGCCCACCACTTTATTAATAAAACAAACTACAAAGATTACGCCATCCTTTATCGCGGCAATCACCAGTCGCGGGTCTTTGAAAAGATGCTGATGCAGAACCGCATCCCGTACAAAATCTCGGGCGGCACCTCGTTCTTCTCGCGTCCGGAAATTAAAGATCTGCTGGCCTATCTGCGCGTACTCACCAACCCGGATGACGACAGCGCCTTCCTGCGTATCGTCAATACGCCGAAGCGAGAGATTGGTCCGGCGACCTTGCAAAAACTGGGCGAATGGGCGATGAGCCGCAATAAAGGCTTATTCACCGCCAGCTTTGATATGGGGTTAAGCCAGACGCTGACCGGGCGCGGGTATGAATCCCTCACTCGTTTCACCCACTGGCTGCGGGAAATTCAGCAACTGGCCGAGCGTGAACCAGTCAATGCCGTGCGGGATTTAATTCGCGGGATTGATTATGAGTCCTGGCTATATGAAACCTCGCCGAGCCCGAAAGCCGCGGAAATGCGGATGAAAAACGTCAACCAGCTGTTCACCTGGATGACCGAAATGCTGGAAGGCAGCGAGATAGATGAGCCGATGACGCTGACGCAGGTGGTTACCCGCTTTACCCTGCGCGATATGATGGAACGCGGCGAATCGGATGAAGAGCTGGATCAGGTGCAGTTGATGACCCTGCATGCCTCAAAAGGGCTGGAGTTCCCGTATGTTTACCTGGTGGGAATGGAAGAGGGATTGCTGCCGCATCAGAGCAGTATCGATGAAGATAATGTTGATGAAGAACGGCGTCTGGCCTATGTAGGTATCACGCGCGCGCAGAAAGAGTTGACCTTTACGCTCTGTAAGGAGCGTCGTCAGTATGGCGAGCTGGTACGCCCGGAGCCGAGCCGTTTTCTGCTTGAGCTCCCGCAAGACGATCTGATTTGGGAGCTGGAGCGGAAAGTCATCTCTGCGGAAGAACGTATGCATAAAGGCCAGGCCAACGTTGCGAATATCAAGGCGATGCTGGCGAAGGCGAAAAAGGGCTAACGTTTCAGGCGACAAACTGCTGCCAGGCGGTGGAAAATGGCATCACCAGCAGCAGTGACGGCAGCATGTTGGCGGTGGGGAAATGGCGAATACCGCAAAGCCGAAAACCGGTCGCCAGCATAATAATACCGCCGCAGGCAGTAAAATCAGCGATCATCGATGGGCTTATCAACGTCATAATAAACGTGGCGGCGAAGAACAGAATCACGAAGATGATCAGCTGGGGAATAAAAATCGCGGTGATAATGTAGCCCAGCGTCGAAGCGAAAATGGCGGCGGTGAAAAAGTCGAGTATCGACTTGGTCAGCAGAATGGTCGGGTCGCCGGTCATCCCTTCGGTTAGGGCGCCAAAAATACCGGTACCGCTGGCGCAGAACAGGATCAGCACCGCGATAAACTGGTTCATAAAATCCTCCGCTTCTACGCCTGCGTTGTTTTGGCCTGGAAAAATGCGCTCGATGGGCGTTCGCAGCTGTGTTCCCGCCCGCTCAATCCACTTCTCAATATTCAACAGGCCGCCAATAATCGTGCCGATGATAACGGCCAGCGCAATGGGTGGCAGATTGATGAGTTTGTTAAGGAAGAACACGCCCATACTGATAGAGATTAACCCGGAAATAAGCGGTAGCGTTTTCTTAAAGTGATCCGGGATAAATCGGTTGAGTGAGGCGCCTGCAATCGCGCCGACGAGTAATGAACCGCTGCAAACAAAAATACCTACCGGCATAGTATATTCTCCCTGTAATAAAACCAGGGCCTGAGAACAGGCCCTGTCGATTTATTTTTTATTATTTGATATTAAATACGCGGCTGGCATTGCCCCAGGCTATTTTTTCTTTCAGCCCTTCATCCATTTCTAACGGATCAAACCAGTCGCAGGCCTGATGAATATCTTCATAAGGGTAATCAACGGAGAACATCACGCGATCGGCACCCATTACTTCAATCGCATTATTTAGCGAGTGAGTATTAAAATGACCGCTGGTGGTGACAATAAAGTTATTTTGCAGATAGTGCATTAACGGTTTTTCCGCCTTGCCCAAACCGCAGCCGAAACGCTGACGATAGAGGCGATGTTGAGTGCGCGGCAGCATGTGTACCAGCCCTTCACCGAGGTGTCCCAGCACCAGGTTAAGATTCGGATAACGGTCGAACAGGCCGCTCATCATCAGGCGAATAGCGTGAACGGCGGTTTCCTGCGCAAAGCCCCAGGCGGAACCGATTAGGCTTTCGTAACCGGTATAAATCCCGCGCGCCGGGCCTTCCAGCGGTTCACGCGGATGCAGGTACACCGGCACGTTTAGCTCGTTGACTTTATCCCAGAATACCAGCATGGATTCATCATCAAGATACAGGCCATGTTCGCTGTCTTTGACGTTGGTGTAGCCGTTAATCAGCGCGCCTTTCATGCCCAGTTTTTTCACCGCGCGCTCCAGCTCTTCCGCCGCAGCTTCCGGGTTTTGTAACGCCAGCGTGGCGAACGCGCTAAATTTATCCGGATTCGGTTTTACATAATTATCAACGATAAAGTCGTTAGTGTCGCGAGCGAAAGAGACCGCTTTGGCTTTATCTAAAATAGATTGCGCGCCGGGTGAAGTCAGAGAAAGAATAACGTGGTCAATATTACGTTGCGCCATTTCTTCGAGTTGAATGCTGCGGTCAAGCAGGCGGCGCTCTACGTCTTGCATATATTCGCTACCGTTACGGTTAGCTTCGCCGGTCGAATCCCATAAACGGTTATTTTCAGGAGTAGATACATGTTCTTCTAAAGCGATTTTTCCGCGCATGATAGGTTCCTTTATTTATTCGGTCGATATGAACTGATGCGGGGAGATTAAAATTTTTGACGTATTGACAGCAATAAACCAAATAGAATATAGCGTATCAGAAATCCTAATACAGCCGCTTATTTTATGATTTAAATGCTAATAGAACCGCCTGAGGCGGCAAGATCTACAATCTGCTTGCGCAGCCAGATATGCCCAGGATCGCGGTGCAGACGCTGGTGCCAGACCTGGCGAATCGCGATGTTAGCCAGTGAGAAAGGTAGCGGCCAGCTGCGGCAGGGGTAACGCCTGGTGATGTGGCGCGCCAGCTGCTCCGGCACCACCGCGATCATCTCGCTGCCGGCAACCAGCTCGCCCGCGCCTAAAAAGCTGGGCAGCGTCAATGCGATACGCCGCGGCATACTGTGTTCCGCCAGCAGTTTATCAATGTCGCCGTGGGCGGTGCCGTTGACGCGAACCGCAAGGTGCTTTTCCTGACGCCAGTCTTCGGCGCTGAACCGATGACGAATGCGCGGGTGATTGTCCGCTGCCAGACAAACATACGACTGATCGAACAGATGCTGCTGATAGACGCTCTCCGGCAGTTGGGTAAGATAGCCGATCGCCAAATCACATTTCCCTGATTCCAGCGCGCTAAGCGTCTGATCGTCAATATTCAGCACCGTAAAGGTGATGCCGCTGGCGTCCAGCCGCTGGAGCTGGCTTTGCAGCAAAGGAAGAAGCGTCATCTGGCTGATATCGGTCATGCCGATGGTGAAGTTACGGTTGCTCTCCTGCGGGATAAATTCCGGCTTAGCCGCCAGATCGGTATCGGCCAGTTGCAAAAGAGTAAAAATGGTGGGGGCGATAGCGTCCGCGCGCGGCGTTGGCGCCATGCGTTGTCCAACGCGCACAAACAGCGGGTCGTCAAAGTGCTCGCGTAGCTTTTTTAGCAGCAGGCTACCGGTTGGCTGACTGATATCGAGTGCTTCCGCCGCCGGAGAAACATTCCCCAAACGGTAGAGCGCGGAGAAAAAGCGTAGTGATTTGAAATCCAGTTCTTCCCGCATGCGCCCTCCTGGCTGGAAATTACCTCGCCGTGTCGTCGTTGATCAACAGCGCCCAGTGGACATAGCTTTGCCACTGACACTCTTGCTCGACCATTTCCCGGCCCAGCGGATGTTCCTTCAGCCAGTCATCCGGCAGCGTCAGCGTCAGTTTTTCGTCGTCGGCGGCAAGTTGAATGGCTGGCAGGAGATCGTCGCGCCGGCGGCTGGCAAACAGAATCGCCAGCCGTAGCAGGCGACACAAATGTTCGGCAACGCGCGGCGGTACCGCGTTTTGCTGATGGAGCGAAGAAAGATCGATGGCGTTAGTCTGGTTGAGCAGCAGCGTGGCGATGAGCTTCTTCTGCGCCGGGGTAAAACCGGGCAGGTCGAGGTTATTGACCAGATAGGCGGCGTGCTGCGGCGCGCGTTTGAAATCGACGCTCAGGCCAATTTCATGAAGCGCGCAGGCGCTGACGAGCAAATCACGGCTTAGCGGATCCAGTTCCCAGCCGCTGTCCAGTTGATCAACCAGATGGGTGGCCAGATTAGCCACCCGTTGCGCCTGTTCAGTATCGATCATAAAGCGCCGCTGAATATTACGCAGCGTGCGGCTACGAATATCCTGATCGACAGAAAGGTGCAACATGCCGTAGACCAGGCCTTCGCGTAATGCGCCGCCAGCCAGCGTCATGCACTGAATATTCAGTTCGCTAAAGATAGCAATCAGAATGGCAAGGCCGCTCGGAAAAACCAGTGCGCGTTCGAGTGTCAGCCCTTCGATTTCCAGCTCTTCGAGTCGGCCGCACTGGATGGCGCGCTGCTTAAGCTGCTGTAGCTTGCTGAGGGTGATGCGCTCATCCATTCCCTGCGCCATCATAATTTCCTGCAGCGCCTGCACGGTGCCTGAAGCGCCGACGCACACTTTCCAGCCGTGGTAACGCAGGACATCAGCGATTGGAAGCAGCACATCGCGCGCCGCCGCTTCAGCGAGATCGAAGTTTTCTTTCGTCAGGCTACGGTCGGCAAAGTAGCGTTCAAGCCAGGTGACGCAGCCCATCGACAGGCTGAACAGCGAGGTCGTTTGCGCGCCGGTGCCGGTCACCAGTTCAGTGCTGGCGCCGCCGATATCCACCACCAGACGCTGATCGGCGCCGCCGGTGGTATGGGCTACGCCCTGGTAGATCAGGCGGGCTTCTTCCTCACCGCTAATCACCTGGACGGGGCAACCGAGGATTTCCTGCGCTTTCGCCAGAAACTCGCCGGCGTTGACCGCCAGCCGCAGGGTGGCGGTGGCGACGACGCGAATTTGCGCCGAAGGAATATCCTGCAAACGTTCGGCAAACAGGCGTAAGCACTGCCAGCCGCGCTCCATCGCTTCTGCGGAGAGCGCATTGTCGCTATTCAGGCCGGCAGCCAGACGCACCTTGCGCTTAATGCGGCTCAGGGTCTGAATACTGCCCGCCACCTCGCGCACCACCAACATATGAAAACTATTGGAGCCAAGGTCGATGGCGGCATACAGCGAGGTGGAACTCATACTCTTCATCTTTCAGGCAGCTCCTGTGTCGACTGGGCTTCGTTGCCCGGGATAATCTCCGTGGCGCATCCTGAAAAATTTCGTGTATGGCATAGATATTAACCTGAGCGACGACGATTACGAGGCGGGCCATTACGGCGCGGGCCATTACCGGGGCGGGTGCGCGTTAAACGCAGCGGCTTCGGTAAATCGGTCATCAGCGCGTCCGGATTGTACTTGCTGACCGGGATCGAATGGCCGATATAGGTTTCGATTGCCGGCAGGTTCAGCGCGTATTCTTCACAGGCCAGGCTGATGGAGTGCCCGCTGGCGCCCGCGCGGCCGGTACGGCCGATACGGTGGACATAGTCTTCGCAGTCATCCGGCAGGTCATAGTTAAAGACATGGGTGACGGCTGGGATATGCAGGCCGCGAGCGGCTACGTCGGTCGCAACCAGAATATCGAGATCGCCGCGGGTGAACTCTTCGAGAATACGCAGGCGTTTTTTCTGCGCCACGTCGCCGGTCAGCAGGCCGACGCGATGTCCATCTGCCGCCAGATGGCCCCAGATATCTTCACAACGATGCTTGGTGTTGGCGAAAACAATAGCGCGGTCGGGCCACTCTTCTTCCAGCAGCGTCTGCAGCAGGCGCATTTTTTCGTCGTTGGAAGGATAGAACAACTCTTCTTTAATGCGGTGGCCGGTTTTCTGTTCCGGTTCGACTTCAACGTACTCGGCGTTGTTCATCTGTTCGAATGCCAGTTCGCGTACGCGATAAGACAGCGTGGCGGAGAACAGCATGTTCAGGCGCTGAGTGGCCGGCGGCATGCGGCGGAATAGCCAGCGGATATCTTTAATAAAGCCGAGATCGTACATGCGATCGGCTTCGTCGAGCACGACAACCTGAATGGCGCCGAGATTAATGTGGTTTTGTTTGGCGTAATCGATCAGTCGACCGGTGGTGCCGATCAGAATATCAACGCCGCTTTCCAGTACTTTCAGCTGCTTATCGTAGCCGTCGCCGCCGTATGCCAGACCGAGCTTCAGACCGGTGGCCTGCGCCAGCGGTTCGGCGTCAGCGTGAATCTGTACCGCCAGCTCGCGCGTTGGCGCCATGATCAGCGCGCGCGGTTGGTTAACCTGGCGGTCTGCGATGGCCGGGTGAGAGAGAAGATAATGAAACGTTGACGTCAGAAACGCCATCGTTTTACCGGTACCGGTTTGCGCCTGCCCGGCGACATCGCGGCCTTCCAGCGTGAGCGGAAGGGCGAGAGCCTGAATGGGTGTGCAATTATGAAACCCTTTTTTTTCAAGGGCTTCGACAACTGCCGGGTGCAGGGCGAAGTCGGAAAACTTCTGTTCTGTCAAATGTGTTTTGCTCATAGTGTGGTAGAATATCAGCTAACTATTGCATTAAGAAAGCGTATCCGGTGAAATAACGTCAACCTTTCGTTGGCGATATACGAAATTATTCAAGGTGCGTCTCCGGCTACTGAATGGATCCCGGAAAGCTTAGACTACTAAGCGCAACGGGGGCGGTAAATCTGCCGCTGGTAGATTTGCAGACAGTGCGCTTAAGCATCGGCGGTGGTGGTCCATGGTGGATCCATTCCCGCAGGTAGCTTATAAAAGAGGCATCCTGAAGAATAGCGTGCATAACGTAGCATCAACACGTCGTTGATGACTGCGACACCAACACACCAGGCTTATTCCTGTGGAGTTATATATGAGCGATAAAATTATTCACCTGACTGACGACAGTTTTGACACGGACGTACTCAAGGCTGACGGGCTGACCCTCGTCGATTTCTGGGCAGAGTGGTGTGGTCCGTGCAAAATGATCGCCCCGATTCTGGATGAGATCGCTGAAGAGTATCAAGGCAAACTGACCGTGGCTAAACTGAACATCGATCAGAACCCGGGCACGGCGCCGAAGTACGGCATCCGCGGCATCCCGACGCTGCTGCTGTTCAAAAACGGCGAAGTCGCGGCGACTAAAGTCGGCGCGCTGTCCAAAGGCCAACTGAAAGAGTTCCTCGACGCCAACCTGGCGTAATCGGTTTGCCATTCCGGCGTCCGGATTCCTATTTTTTGTGGAACTCTGGACGCCCGGCCTGAGTCGTGCTAAGTTAATTCCAGACTTCGTTTTAAACATACCTATTGTTTGAATCTTGTTTTACCCAAAGCGTCCCGCAGACTATGCGCGTGAGGCTAATAATTCCGGGCTTATCACTCATTCCGTCTTGTCGTTTCAGTTCTGCGTTCTTTCCTGTGACCAGGCAACGTACAGACACGAGATGAAGCCGCTAACAGGCATGGATGTTCCTGCCATACCATTCACAACATTAAGTTCGAGATTTACCCCGAGTTTAAGAACCCACACCACTATGAATCTTACCGAATTAAAGAATACGCCGGTTTCTGAGCTGATTACTCTCGGCGAAAATATGGGGCTGGAAAACCTGGCTCGTATGCGTAAGCAGGATATTATTTTTGCCATCCTCAAGCAGCATTCAAAGAGTGGCGAAGATATCTTTGGCGATGGCGTACTGGAGATACTGCAGGATGGATTTGGATTCCTCCGCTCAGCAGACAGCTCCTACCTCGCCGGTCCAGACGACATCTACGTATCCCCCAGCCAAATCCGCCGCTTCAACCTCCGCACTGGTGACACCATTTCCGGTAAGATTCGTCCTCCTAAAGAGGGTGAACGTTACTTCGCGCTGCTGAAAGTTAACGAAGTTAACTACGACAAGCCGGAAAACGCGCGTAACAAGATTCTGTTCGAGAACTTAACGCCGCTGCACGCGAATTCACGCCTGCGTATGGAGCGTGGTAATGGTTCTACCGAAGACTTAACCGCTCGCGTACTGGATCTGGCATCGCCGATTGGCCGCGGCCAGCGTGGTCTGATCGTCGCGCCGCCGAAAGCCGGTAAAACCATGCTGCTGCAGAACATCGCGCAGAGCATCGCGTACAACCACCCTGACTGCGTGCTGATGGTGTTGCTTATCGACGAACGTCCGGAAGAAGTGACCGAGATGCAGCGTCTGGTTAAAGGTGAAGTTGTCGCTTCTACCTTCGACGAACCGGCATCTCGTCACGTGCAGGTTGCCGAAATGGTTATCGAGAAAGCGAAACGTCTGGTTGAGCACAAAAAAGACGTTATTATCCTGCTCGACTCCATCACCCGTCTGGCTCGTGCCTACAACACCGTGGTTCCGGCTTCCGGTAAAGTGCTGACCGGTGGTGTGGACGCCAACGCCCTGCA contains the following coding sequences:
- the ppiC gene encoding peptidylprolyl isomerase PpiC gives rise to the protein MAKSAAALHILVKEEKLAHDILAKLERGVSFDHLAKRYSKCPSGRHGGDLGEFQQGAMVAPFDKAVFSCPLLKPYGPVQTKFGYHIIKVLYRR
- the rep gene encoding DNA helicase Rep; the protein is MRLNPGQQQAVEFVTGPCLVLAGAGSGKTRVITNKIAHLIRGCGYQARHIAAVTFTNKAAREMKERVGQTLGRKEARGLMISTFHTLGLDIIKREYAALGMKSNFSLFDDTDQVALLKELTEGLIEDDKVVLQQLISTISNWKNDLKTPAQAAAGAKGERDRIFAHCYGLYDAHMKACNVLDFDDLILLPTLLLQRNEEVRERWQNKIRYLLVDEYQDTNTSQYELVKLLVGQRARFTVVGDDDQSIYSWRGARPQNLVLLSQDFPALQVIKLEQNYRSSGRILKAANILIANNPHVFEKRLFSELGYGTELKVLSANNEDHEAERVAGELIAHHFINKTNYKDYAILYRGNHQSRVFEKMLMQNRIPYKISGGTSFFSRPEIKDLLAYLRVLTNPDDDSAFLRIVNTPKREIGPATLQKLGEWAMSRNKGLFTASFDMGLSQTLTGRGYESLTRFTHWLREIQQLAEREPVNAVRDLIRGIDYESWLYETSPSPKAAEMRMKNVNQLFTWMTEMLEGSEIDEPMTLTQVVTRFTLRDMMERGESDEELDQVQLMTLHASKGLEFPYVYLVGMEEGLLPHQSSIDEDNVDEERRLAYVGITRAQKELTFTLCKERRQYGELVRPEPSRFLLELPQDDLIWELERKVISAEERMHKGQANVANIKAMLAKAKKG
- a CDS encoding DUF554 domain-containing protein; translation: MPVGIFVCSGSLLVGAIAGASLNRFIPDHFKKTLPLISGLISISMGVFFLNKLINLPPIALAVIIGTIIGGLLNIEKWIERAGTQLRTPIERIFPGQNNAGVEAEDFMNQFIAVLILFCASGTGIFGALTEGMTGDPTILLTKSILDFFTAAIFASTLGYIITAIFIPQLIIFVILFFAATFIMTLISPSMIADFTACGGIIMLATGFRLCGIRHFPTANMLPSLLLVMPFSTAWQQFVA
- a CDS encoding amidohydrolase family protein, translated to MRGKIALEEHVSTPENNRLWDSTGEANRNGSEYMQDVERRLLDRSIQLEEMAQRNIDHVILSLTSPGAQSILDKAKAVSFARDTNDFIVDNYVKPNPDKFSAFATLALQNPEAAAEELERAVKKLGMKGALINGYTNVKDSEHGLYLDDESMLVFWDKVNELNVPVYLHPREPLEGPARGIYTGYESLIGSAWGFAQETAVHAIRLMMSGLFDRYPNLNLVLGHLGEGLVHMLPRTQHRLYRQRFGCGLGKAEKPLMHYLQNNFIVTTSGHFNTHSLNNAIEVMGADRVMFSVDYPYEDIHQACDWFDPLEMDEGLKEKIAWGNASRVFNIK
- a CDS encoding LysR family transcriptional regulator, which translates into the protein MREELDFKSLRFFSALYRLGNVSPAAEALDISQPTGSLLLKKLREHFDDPLFVRVGQRMAPTPRADAIAPTIFTLLQLADTDLAAKPEFIPQESNRNFTIGMTDISQMTLLPLLQSQLQRLDASGITFTVLNIDDQTLSALESGKCDLAIGYLTQLPESVYQQHLFDQSYVCLAADNHPRIRHRFSAEDWRQEKHLAVRVNGTAHGDIDKLLAEHSMPRRIALTLPSFLGAGELVAGSEMIAVVPEQLARHITRRYPCRSWPLPFSLANIAIRQVWHQRLHRDPGHIWLRKQIVDLAASGGSISI
- the gppA gene encoding guanosine-5'-triphosphate,3'-diphosphate diphosphatase, with the protein product MKSMSSTSLYAAIDLGSNSFHMLVVREVAGSIQTLSRIKRKVRLAAGLNSDNALSAEAMERGWQCLRLFAERLQDIPSAQIRVVATATLRLAVNAGEFLAKAQEILGCPVQVISGEEEARLIYQGVAHTTGGADQRLVVDIGGASTELVTGTGAQTTSLFSLSMGCVTWLERYFADRSLTKENFDLAEAAARDVLLPIADVLRYHGWKVCVGASGTVQALQEIMMAQGMDERITLSKLQQLKQRAIQCGRLEELEIEGLTLERALVFPSGLAILIAIFSELNIQCMTLAGGALREGLVYGMLHLSVDQDIRSRTLRNIQRRFMIDTEQAQRVANLATHLVDQLDSGWELDPLSRDLLVSACALHEIGLSVDFKRAPQHAAYLVNNLDLPGFTPAQKKLIATLLLNQTNAIDLSSLHQQNAVPPRVAEHLCRLLRLAILFASRRRDDLLPAIQLAADDEKLTLTLPDDWLKEHPLGREMVEQECQWQSYVHWALLINDDTAR
- the rhlB gene encoding ATP-dependent RNA helicase RhlB; this translates as MSKTHLTEQKFSDFALHPAVVEALEKKGFHNCTPIQALALPLTLEGRDVAGQAQTGTGKTMAFLTSTFHYLLSHPAIADRQVNQPRALIMAPTRELAVQIHADAEPLAQATGLKLGLAYGGDGYDKQLKVLESGVDILIGTTGRLIDYAKQNHINLGAIQVVVLDEADRMYDLGFIKDIRWLFRRMPPATQRLNMLFSATLSYRVRELAFEQMNNAEYVEVEPEQKTGHRIKEELFYPSNDEKMRLLQTLLEEEWPDRAIVFANTKHRCEDIWGHLAADGHRVGLLTGDVAQKKRLRILEEFTRGDLDILVATDVAARGLHIPAVTHVFNYDLPDDCEDYVHRIGRTGRAGASGHSISLACEEYALNLPAIETYIGHSIPVSKYNPDALMTDLPKPLRLTRTRPGNGPRRNGPPRNRRRSG
- the trxA gene encoding thioredoxin TrxA, translated to MSDKIIHLTDDSFDTDVLKADGLTLVDFWAEWCGPCKMIAPILDEIAEEYQGKLTVAKLNIDQNPGTAPKYGIRGIPTLLLFKNGEVAATKVGALSKGQLKEFLDANLA
- a CDS encoding rho operon leader peptide, with amino-acid sequence MRVRLIIPGLSLIPSCRFSSAFFPVTRQRTDTR
- the rho gene encoding transcription termination factor Rho, translated to MNLTELKNTPVSELITLGENMGLENLARMRKQDIIFAILKQHSKSGEDIFGDGVLEILQDGFGFLRSADSSYLAGPDDIYVSPSQIRRFNLRTGDTISGKIRPPKEGERYFALLKVNEVNYDKPENARNKILFENLTPLHANSRLRMERGNGSTEDLTARVLDLASPIGRGQRGLIVAPPKAGKTMLLQNIAQSIAYNHPDCVLMVLLIDERPEEVTEMQRLVKGEVVASTFDEPASRHVQVAEMVIEKAKRLVEHKKDVIILLDSITRLARAYNTVVPASGKVLTGGVDANALHRPKRFFGAARNVEEGGSLTIIATALIDTGSKMDEVIYEEFKGTGNMELHLSRKIAEKRVFPAIDYNRSGTRKEELLTTQEELQKMWILRKIIHPMGEIDAMEFLINKLAMTKTNDDFFDMMKRS